Within the Gossypium raimondii isolate GPD5lz chromosome 12, ASM2569854v1, whole genome shotgun sequence genome, the region TCGTTCTGTCATCTAGGATGGAAATTAAGGGTTGAAATGACCTGTGTTACCTCTCAAATTTACTCCAGCTAAATATGAACATGTGGATATGGATGTAGTATAGGTAGCGGAAGTTTTGTCCTTTAAGGTGATCACATGGGCGGTGGTTGAAGCATGAAGGCAGAGGTTGAGAGATATAGCCCATGCCATGACCGTAATACTCTGTGCAACAGCTGCCAGCATCATTAATGACGGAATCTCTATCTGGGACGGACAGACAGCAACATTAATAGGCAAGGCAAGGTAACCAGACACACTCTTTTTAGAAACTGGAAACCCTTGTTTCAATCCAGTATGGCTGTATTTGCTTTGCTTCTTGGAGTTGGAGTTGGAGTTGGAGTTGGAGTTGAGGGTAATTACACTAAGTTCACGTACCAGAGAAGAGAATtgtacattttcttttttcttttttctttttttaatattcattttactTTACATGGCAACCAAAGCTGAAATTCCCCTAGCTTCGATACTGTCTGCTTGATTTAGGTGATATTGCTTATATGTAACGTAGAATGTGATGTGTCCAAGGGATCGTTGTGTTGTCCGCTGTGGCGGATGCTTTCATTTTGGGTGCATATCAAACAATGTTTTCTTCTGGTTATGTCAACGACCTTTCATTACTATCGGCGAACATGAACGTTTTTTCACCTCTAAATCCAATTAATTATTTCTCAAATGAATATTCATAGCCAGCTAGTCAAGACAACGAAGAATGTTAGTGTATTcgtatattttatattgatggGGGATTATTCCAATGTTTCACGTTAAAGAAAACTCCAAAAATGCTTGCCCTTTATACTCAAAACACCCCCAAGTATgtccaaaatttcaaagaagagaaaattcCCATCTCCCTTTATGAGCTTCGAGGGCTATCAGTCATGGTCTCTCCCTTCAGGTCTTGTTCCTGATGAAGCATCACCTGAATGGCTTAGCAAAGGAGACAATGCATGGGAACTGACAGCAACGTCCTTTGTTGGCCTGCAAAGCGTTCCAGGGCTAGTGATACTGTATGGGAGCATGGTGAAGAAGAAATGGGCTGTCAACTCAGCTTTCATGGCCCTCTACGCCTTTGCCGCTGCTCTACTTTGCTGGGTTTTATGGGCACATCAGATGTCTTTCGGATACTATAAAAACAGCCCATTGGTTGGAAAGCCCGTTAATTCACTGTCCAACGTATTTCTTCTGGGACCAACACATGTTCATTCTATGCTGCCAAATGCTGATTATGTATTTTATCAGTTCGCTTTTGCTGCCATCACAGTGATTTTGCTGGCTGGATCATTGCTTGGGAGGATGAACTTTTACGCTTGGATGATATTTGTTCCTTTGTGGTTAACCTTTTCATATAGCGTAGGGGCATTCACCATATGGGGATATGGATTTCTTCAACACAAAATCATTGATTATGCGGGTGGATATGTCATTCATCTTTCCTCTGGGGTGGCTGGTTTTACTGCTGCATATTGGGTAATATTCATATACCAATTCAGTCCATTAGATATTCGATCTTTTTTTTGCTACATAGAAATTGTCACGTCATCGTAAACAAACATGGTGATTGCAGGTGGGACCTAGACATTCGCATGACAGACAGCACTTTCCACCCAACAACATAATTCAGATTTTAGGAGGTGCTGGATTTCTGTGGTTGGGATGGACTGGCTTCAATGGAGGATCTCCACTTTCAGCAGGGCTGGTCACATCTTTGGCCGTAATAAACACACATATCTGCACCGCCACCAGCCTCTTGGTCTGGCTTGCTTTAGACATGGCTGTGTACAAGAAGAGCTCGGTCATCGGTGCAGTCCAGGGGATGATCACGGGACTCGTTTGCATCACTCCTGGTGCAGGTTAGCCTTCGCCCAAACACGTATCACATACATTAAGTCATTTTTCTCCAGGCTTGTTTCACTTTTAACATCTGATATATGCATGGGGCGGCAGGGCTTGTGGATCCATGGGCAGCGGCCTTAATGGGTGTGATGTCGGGATCAATTCCATGGTACACGATGATGAATTTGCACAGAAAATCAGCCTTCTTCCAAAGCGTGGACGATACATTAGGGGTGTTCCATACACATGCAGTGGCTGGTGTTTTAGGAGGCCTCCTCTCCGGTCTCTTTGCAAAACCCAAGCTTCTGAACTTGATGTATGGAAATGACGTATATCGTCCAGGCTTACTCCACAGTAGGGGACATATCCACCCTGGCCTCAAACAAATGGCTTATCAGTTTGTAGGTGCCGTATTCATCGCTGCATGGAATGCTGTTGTTACTAGCATCATTTGCCTTGTTATAAGCCGCATTGTTAATTTAAGAATGGATGAAGAGGCTCTTGAGGTAGGGGATGATGCGGTGCATGGAGAGGAAGCTTATGCACTGTGGGGAGATGGTGAACGGATGCCGAAACCTCGCCGTCTCCGTATACCGCTTATTTGCCGCCGTTTAATGCCAACCCctgtttaataaatttgagATTAATGCTGCATGCAGTGCTTTTAGATTATTGGTGATTTTCGCAATATTATATATCCCATGACCATTGTTACATGCTTCTACTAATCTACTGGTAAACTCTCTGTAATTTCAAAGCATTTTAAAATACCATTATCTGCTGCGATATATTTATCTCATCGATTAATCCTCCCCATCTTCCCTTGTTGCTTTGTGCCaagtcatttttttttcattttatttttatttattcacaaCTTTTTCTAAGTTTAACAATCATGATCATGGCTGTGCACGCATTTAcccaaacatttttaaattaaatctgTTTTTCTAAAGCATGAGTAATATATTAtcatcttaattttaatatactatAGTAAACAACATAAGAGAATAGTTTTTAAAATCTAATGATTATTTAGATCcaatcaatattcaatttgagttttaatttttaaattcaacttTAAACCAAGTTACAACATGACCATATtagaaaattgcattttgcTTCGAACCCCATGTGATAACCTAATGGTTAAGAGTATTTACTGTCTCTCAAGTGTGACTTGAGTTTAAATCGCGCTAGTCGTATTGATTGTAATTCtccaaaaatgaataaattttgttcccttttactcataaaatgaataaattagcttgtgtatattaaatcaaaaagcaAATTAGTCTTTCTATTAGAAGTTAGTTCATATATGTCAACATAAAGTACGACACATTATATCTCATTGTCTAGTTATTccgttaatttttaatagtacaaataaataaataaataaataaagagaaatgcAATTCCCTTATTCTTATTGAacgtaatttgatttatacacaGACCTTGCATCTCTTATATTAGCATCAGTATCCCTTTTAATGCTAAAAACAATaagatgattaaaataaaatcaattaaaagaaatttaaaattaaaaatagaattaaaatccAACAGAGTATGCatacataaaaagaaatttgaaagagGGTGTAAACCAAATATaccattattttttttgctCTTTACAAATATGCCAAATCTTTCTCACAAACTAGCTACTACTTCACACATCAAGAAACAATGGTATTGCTGATATGATTTTACAAGGTCCAATCCTCCATTCCATCTCTCTACTAGTGTATTATGTTGTAAGGACATCCGGAAGCTGAATGGAGTGAGCTCCAATTACTTTACCACCAACATCAGGAAAATTCTCATGTTCAGGGAGCGGGTTTACTTTTCCATCCATATCTACTTGCAATGGATACATCAGAAGGTGACCCTGCAATGGTGAATACTCGGCATCAGTGAATTTCTTCCAGTTCTCTTCAGCAATACTATTCACCATCTTCACGCATTCCACACTTTCTGGCTCCTTGAACAACTTATTTAGCTCCCCAAGATGCTCTGCCCATAATGACATTCTATATCCGTGTACCTGCCAATTCCAGAGAGCCATCACACAGTAAAACATCCGAGTTATGGTCAACAGCTTCCTAGCAATGCAGCCTCAATGATTAAAGCATTTTTCGTCTACTACCATATGAACAAAAGAGCAGAAATCTGCAAAAAGTTTCGTTTTTAGGTCCTAAACACAGTTTTAACACAATGTTCACCATATGtcacattttgatatattttggacATCAAGTATAAAGAAAGACAAATAGCTGGTGAACATCATTTAAGTTCATTCAATGCCTTTTTCTTACCAGTTACAATCTCAGAACAGCAGCCAAAATATTGGTCCAAAAATCAACAGTTTTCTCAGAAGAAACAATAAGCAAAAAGATAATACATACCTGACCACGAGGATATTTTTTCTTAGCCCATGTATAATGCGGTTGATAGGCACCCATAGCTATCTCTGTGTCTTTTGTACCAGCCATGGATCTTTGGTTAATATTAGCCGATCCCACTATTACATACTCATCATCTACTATCATCCCCTTTGCATGCACGTAAATCATGAACCGACCAAATTTTGCGGAGTCAGAGACCTAAGCAAAATATAAATACGTTAAACTAAAGATAAGCAACTCTTCACTTCATTGTTAATTATTGATACATCTATTCCATCTATGTTCAAGGAACTCTCCACTGTTTATCCAATCTAAAAACTAGAGCTtatcagcaaaataaataaataaaacaatcacAAAAATCCAAATGTAGAAATCTAGAGTTAAGTAGGATCAGTCCAGATCTGATTTCATGACATTAATTTACAACAAGAATCTAAAAAGTGACCAAAGGGATATATAGTTGAGCAATTACCGAATCTTTACCACTGAGCATTTCCTGAGAGACCTCTTCCCGGTTACCAAGACAATAGAAATTGAGGTAATCTCGAGGGTGTGAGTCCTTAATTTGCATGGACTTGAGTTCTTGTGCAACAACATCATACATCATTTGCATTGTTTGACTCTGGAACACAAAATGGGTGAATATAAGCGGAATAGCTCTGCATTTATCTAATCAGAACAAACAGAGAAACCCACCTTCATGCTTGAATAACAATAAACACGATGTCAAAAAAGAAAGCCCCCAACCAAAAATGAACTAACATGATAAAAATAGCTCCAAATAAGCTCAAGCAATAGAAACTGTATTTTCCCAAAGTACACTAGCATGGGCACCCTTCCGGGATTGGAAGGTCTTGCATCGGATATCAAGTCTATGTTCAGAACAACCTATGGACTAGCAATGAAacaacttaaaagaaaaaagaatcttcaagaaatcaaagTAAGGTATATATTGGAACAAGCAGAAATAGCACTGCTGGTTCATGTTTATATCGTAAAGAATAGACATAAGAAGATTACAGCTAATGTAGTTCAGGAACTAGATATCAACCTGCCAATACAAAATTTCCTGTACAGTGGCAGTTTTTGGATCACCCTCTGGCCACAAAGGAATGATGATATATACCGCGAATCTCTCCCCTGCTCTGATTTTACTAGCAACCTTTAGTGCCAGTTCCATAGGGATCAGATTATCAGCCCCTGCTTATAGCATAAAAGCAAAAACATATGAAgaactaaaagaaataaaataatagtacatTTTAGCTTCTTTATTGCCACCAAAAGGTCAGGAGAGACATCTCAGACAAAAATTTGTACACTAAATACTTGATACAGGAACATTCTTCTAGAGACAAATAATTCCAAATATGGAGACAACCTCAGTTACAAAGGACAACACTGCTGACCTGCATTTTTATATGATGGCCATGCATATGAAGATCCAAGAAAATACTGattttcaatatatatgtaatgCTGGGCAGATCTGATAGCCTGTATATAAGCAGCTTGAATGCTTTTATCTATCACCAGATTTTTTGCACAGAAAAGATTCTGCAAAAGAATACATCCAACACAAAGAGCTATAATATGGCATAATACAGAAATTAGTTACAAGTAGAAATATGGAACTGGTAAAAATCTAGAATATGGAAAACCTAAAACATATCAGTTTTCCTCCTATCTAAAAGTCAGAATAAAACCAGTTTCAAGGAGAAACCTGATTTTCAGcttttttgatgtattttggAAATCCTTTCAGTGATCCAGAGTCAATGGAGCGGAAAATCTGTGGAAGACAAGAAATTAAACCAACATTGCAATTTCCTTTctgtaaaatgataaaaggaacaaaatcaaaaacataattatcagcagtaaaaatttaaacaacctGAACATTCCAGTTTTCACGATTATCTTTACTAAGAACATGTACTTTGGGATCATCATCTGGAACTATTGTAGTACCATCATCTGTCACAGCTAAGGGAGGACTTTGTATCCATGAGATTCGTTCTATCCTAATCATAGCATCATCACTCCAGTGAGATTTTCCTTTAAAAAGTAGACTGAACTCTTTCCACTTGGTTGATTTCCTCCACCGCTGCTCAAAGTTGATAAGAACATCATATGCAGCAGGCCCTTCAATTTTGCTGTGTAAATCATGCCATGGTTGCCTTGGAGCCATGGTTCCAACCTAAAAATATAGAGAGaagtagaaagaaagaaagcagAGAATATAAAGAAGTGCCAagattataatttaaagtactgGTACCTAAACCAGAATGTTTGATGATACAGTTGAAATTTAACTGAACTAAATGTCGGTCTTATATGCTAGCAGCTTGTTACAAACTGCAACACAAGCACACAAGCCCTAACCCCAATCTAAATGGAGCCTGTTATATGAACCTCTTCCTCAACTCTTTCTAAGACATGCTCCATGTAGCGGTGAGCAAAAAAACAGACCAAACCGAAAATCGACTCGAACCGAGGTATTTGGGCAGTTTATGGAATAAAAGTTCAAAAACCACGGTTACCCGAAACTAAACCAAAgtctgttttttatttaatatataattaattttaattttttatgatataaaaataaatatttaaaatttaaaatagtgaaaataatttaaaagttattgaaaaattatagtattcaaaagCCATAAAACAAAgctcattttatcaaaataagtctaaaaaatcaaaacaaaaaataatatgaataaccCAAGCACCGAACCGAATTATAAAGAACGGttcaaaaaatctaaaagaCCCAACTGAACCGAACCGATATCACCTCTAGCTCCATGTAAGTGGTACAGTGACATAGAAGACACAGGTCGGTGCTAGCCAGTTGGTAAATTTTAGACGGAACTTAAGAGATGTTGATCACTTAGAAGCAATGCTAAGAAATTACAGTCGTTAACAAGTGAACATTCATGACCAGGCTCAATTTTTACTCATCCCTTCTCCATTAACATACAAGATAGAACATCTCAGCAGAGGAAAGTATTAAGACAAAATTATGCAATTACTTACAGGAAAAGTAGGATTATGAAAATCATCCTTGAAGACAGTGTCAAGATCACGAAGTATTCGATGTTCAGGTGTATCATAGCGACCATCACAGAGATCGATACCTCCAACAAATGCAGTTATCTTTCGATTATTTCCAGCTGCCTGAGTGTCAACAAGAACACATTTTTGATGATGTGTAAACATGGTTCCAACAACCTGAACAAATTAATTGCAGAAGCGACCTCAGCAAAAATATTTAGTTGAAACATTTATCAgaatcacaaaaaaaattagccAAATTCGTAAAAAAATTGCTAAACTAAATCTACTAAGCAAAACCAGACATATTAAGCAGAATATATGTACAGGTTGAGATCCCATCAGAAGTCATCAACCTTCAAACAACCCTATTACATTGCTTCTGTCAAAGATCCAGAAACCTGAATATGCAGGAAACAAGTTGATCAAGGTAATCCAATATCCTGGTGCAAAGCATTAAGTAAATTCAAGTACAGATTGGTGGTGGGTGACAAGACAAAAAGAAACCCAATTTACTTAATTAGATTGAGGAGGTGAAACATAAACATGATCTATGATCACTCAAGACACATAGTTAGAGATACATTAACCAGCTACTTAATAgttcaaacaaataaaacctTGCCTGTTGTTTGAAATACCCAAGCTTACTGCTAGCATAACGAGGAGCCAGCACACAAGTAACAGACGAATGCTTAAAAAACTTTAACGTTTCTTCATCGTGCGTCTGCATCACTCCAGCCTGCATCACCCATTAACACCCACATCACAATCTCATAATTCGAATAGACATTGGATAAAACAATACAGAGTTTGAGGGGGAGGGAACTTCTTTACCGTACGGATACCAAATTTATCGTGTGAAGTTTTATCATCCCAGACCAACAATAGAACTCTAACCCCTTCTTCAGATTTATATTTAAGCAATTCACCGAGCGTTAAGTCGCCGCCTCGCGGCAATGGCCGAGTAGGCTCTCTAACAAGCTTAACCTTATGAAAAACGGACCAGCCGACGATGTAAACCAGATGGTGAGCCTCGGATATGGCATAACAGATATCCTCCCAACACTTTGCTGGGCTATAGACTTTACCGTCGTCTAATTCTATTTTAGGCAACAAATCGTCCGTCACATGAGCATCTTGGTAAAGGGTCACCTGGCTCCCTTTCCTTAAAGGGAAATACGTGTGCCTAACGCCGGCTTGCTCTGGGTCGCTGGCGACTCCCTGCTTATACAAGGGGTTATTCTCGCAGGGCGTGAATTTCATATCGAGGTAGATCGCCGAGTCCGGCTTAGGAGGCTTCCCCGAGGGGCCAATGAGCGGGAACCATCCGGTGATATGCTCCCCCGTGGCGATCCTCGAGGCAGGGATTTTGGCAGTGCCGATTGCGTCAGCGCCGAAGAGGTCGTTGTCTTTGACATTAATATCGAGCTCAGTGACAGGATGAGCCAAAGGGATAATGAAATGCTCGTTCCACTTGGGATTCTGGGAGTTTTTCAAGACGCGTGTGCGAGCCACGGTGGCTTGGGGGAGGCAAACGGTGACGTAGGGATCGCTGGTGATGATCTTACGGTGGCCGCGGATTTTGGAGTCCCCTTCTTTAGCAGCAGTCTGTGCGGGAGACTTGCAAGGCTCACAGGTTAAGCAACTGCGGAGATGATTGACCATAAAATCCATGTTGGGCAATCTCCTGGCTTCAACAATGGTTAAATCCAAGTCACCGTGTAGGTAAATCTGCTGTTTCGACGCTTCCTCCATTTTCAGAGTAGAAAAAACAGCAGAAAAGCAAAAGAACCCAGAACCGGAACAAGTGTGTTATGTAGACGGTGGGGATTTGGCTTTGAAGGTAAAGCCGAAACTTGGTTGTGGTTTGTAGAATAAAAACCGGGGGAGACGTGGGTTTTGAGGAGATGGAAATAAGGTATATTATAATGAAAATGGCTACCGTAGCAGAAGAGGCAATCGTGCAGCGGCAGTTACAGACAGCTAAACTAAGCTCAAAAGCTGCTTGCTTTCCCTTGTTATGCTTGGATcatatgtatatctattttatgttttcaaggAACACGTGAAGTCGCGTCTTAAATTTCTATGtttcaataaaatcttcaaTTCCTCCGCTAaattaatgatatattttatttggctttttaagtcttttttttaaattaaaaaaaataaatccattttGGAGAAGGTGTAAAAACGCTTTCCGTCAAggtaatttattttgaatattagtaacagtaaaaaattttaagggccTAATGGTAAGGTTTTTTTTCTataatcatttttcattctttccaCTCAAATCTAACTCTCTCTTCTCTCAAGTTTTGTTCTAAATTTTCTCATATGcatgtttaaatatattataattttatttaattatttcgtatattattcttttctattaaattatcaCAAATGGCAAATGCTCTGATTTATTTAGACGACGAGCACATTTCCGCCGCTCAAGTTATAACGGTAAGACGGAATTTTAAATTTCGTTATTTCCTCGGCTCAAACCCCTCACTTTCCTCCTAATTTTAGTCCGTAGCTCACATAATTGAATAGTACGGTTGAACGCTAATTCCACGGATTGGGCTCAGTAAATACCATCTCAACTTTCGCATTACAGATTTGATCATCATAGTAAATGACAGATTTCACTCTTCGACTCATTTGAATATCAGTTACTAATTGGATgagcaaaagcaaaaaaatcTTCAAACAATTATCCAAATAAATGCAGACGGCTATCGTAACTCAACTCTTCGATGTTTGATATGAATTTGTTGTGAATATTTcgatattttaatatgaaaatagaataaCGAAAGTGGGAATACGTGCTTCAAAATATGTTTCTGAAGATGTGTTTTCATCGAATAATGATAATGAAACGCTTTTTGGTGCTCAAAAAAGCATTTCATAgatcaaataattttatcagAAGCGTGCTTAAGAGGATGTTCAATGCCTCAAAACGTGCATCAGATTTCACTGGGATTCCCAGGGTCAGGTACAGGTGAGTCTTCGCTAACATTTTCAaagtttggaaaaaaaaagtaccTGACCCTAAACATTTTTCTCTAGATTTGAAGCATGTTTTGAAGATATTCGATGAAGACGCTGGTTCTACGACCCGTTTTCGACCACTCGAATTTTCTACTTTGCAGTCAAA harbors:
- the LOC105763204 gene encoding phospholipase D delta: MEEASKQQIYLHGDLDLTIVEARRLPNMDFMVNHLRSCLTCEPCKSPAQTAAKEGDSKIRGHRKIITSDPYVTVCLPQATVARTRVLKNSQNPKWNEHFIIPLAHPVTELDINVKDNDLFGADAIGTAKIPASRIATGEHITGWFPLIGPSGKPPKPDSAIYLDMKFTPCENNPLYKQGVASDPEQAGVRHTYFPLRKGSQVTLYQDAHVTDDLLPKIELDDGKVYSPAKCWEDICYAISEAHHLVYIVGWSVFHKVKLVREPTRPLPRGGDLTLGELLKYKSEEGVRVLLLVWDDKTSHDKFGIRTAGVMQTHDEETLKFFKHSSVTCVLAPRYASSKLGYFKQQVVGTMFTHHQKCVLVDTQAAGNNRKITAFVGGIDLCDGRYDTPEHRILRDLDTVFKDDFHNPTFPVGTMAPRQPWHDLHSKIEGPAAYDVLINFEQRWRKSTKWKEFSLLFKGKSHWSDDAMIRIERISWIQSPPLAVTDDGTTIVPDDDPKVHVLSKDNRENWNVQIFRSIDSGSLKGFPKYIKKAENQNLFCAKNLVIDKSIQAAYIQAIRSAQHYIYIENQYFLGSSYAWPSYKNAGADNLIPMELALKVASKIRAGERFAVYIIIPLWPEGDPKTATVQEILYWQSQTMQMMYDVVAQELKSMQIKDSHPRDYLNFYCLGNREEVSQEMLSGKDSVSDSAKFGRFMIYVHAKGMIVDDEYVIVGSANINQRSMAGTKDTEIAMGAYQPHYTWAKKKYPRGQVHGYRMSLWAEHLGELNKLFKEPESVECVKMVNSIAEENWKKFTDAEYSPLQGHLLMYPLQVDMDGKVNPLPEHENFPDVGGKVIGAHSIQLPDVLTT
- the LOC105763203 gene encoding ammonium transporter 2 member 3, yielding MSKISKKRKFPSPFMSFEGYQSWSLPSGLVPDEASPEWLSKGDNAWELTATSFVGLQSVPGLVILYGSMVKKKWAVNSAFMALYAFAAALLCWVLWAHQMSFGYYKNSPLVGKPVNSLSNVFLLGPTHVHSMLPNADYVFYQFAFAAITVILLAGSLLGRMNFYAWMIFVPLWLTFSYSVGAFTIWGYGFLQHKIIDYAGGYVIHLSSGVAGFTAAYWVGPRHSHDRQHFPPNNIIQILGGAGFLWLGWTGFNGGSPLSAGLVTSLAVINTHICTATSLLVWLALDMAVYKKSSVIGAVQGMITGLVCITPGAGLVDPWAAALMGVMSGSIPWYTMMNLHRKSAFFQSVDDTLGVFHTHAVAGVLGGLLSGLFAKPKLLNLMYGNDVYRPGLLHSRGHIHPGLKQMAYQFVGAVFIAAWNAVVTSIICLVISRIVNLRMDEEALEVGDDAVHGEEAYALWGDGERMPKPRRLRIPLICRRLMPTPV